The following are encoded in a window of Solidesulfovibrio magneticus RS-1 genomic DNA:
- a CDS encoding ROK family protein, with protein sequence MGEKAFRGAVEAGGTKFVCAVGAGLDDIRRPENRAVFPTGDDPAATLAAVAGWLKSREDRRGAPLAALGVASFGPVCLDKALPDYGRVMTTPKPGWSGFDLLGALGRAFPGRPIGFDTDVNGAALGEREWGAARGLDDFLYVTIGTGIGVGGLAGGRLLHGLTHPEMGHIGLRRLAGDVFPGVCPFHGDCWEGLCSGPAMAARTGTAAEDLSADHPAWEHEAAYVAEALATVTYALSPRRIILGGSVPKGGRLGEEGFFAKVRERFVATLGGYLPDERLTARVAEYIVPPGLGELAGVAGAYCLACAAPGGREGETRPKP encoded by the coding sequence ATGGGCGAAAAGGCTTTTCGGGGAGCCGTCGAGGCCGGGGGAACGAAGTTTGTCTGCGCCGTCGGGGCCGGCCTTGACGACATCCGGCGACCGGAGAACCGGGCCGTTTTTCCCACGGGCGACGATCCCGCCGCCACCCTGGCCGCCGTGGCCGGCTGGCTCAAGTCCCGCGAGGACCGGCGCGGCGCGCCCCTTGCCGCCCTGGGCGTGGCCTCCTTTGGCCCGGTCTGCCTGGACAAGGCCCTGCCCGACTACGGCCGGGTCATGACCACGCCCAAACCGGGCTGGAGCGGCTTTGATCTCCTGGGCGCCCTTGGCCGGGCTTTCCCGGGCCGGCCCATCGGTTTCGACACCGACGTCAACGGCGCGGCCCTGGGCGAGCGGGAATGGGGCGCGGCCCGGGGGCTGGACGATTTCCTCTACGTCACCATCGGCACGGGCATCGGCGTGGGCGGACTGGCCGGCGGCCGGCTGCTCCATGGGCTGACCCACCCGGAAATGGGCCATATCGGCTTGCGGCGTCTGGCCGGGGACGTGTTTCCCGGGGTCTGTCCGTTCCACGGCGACTGCTGGGAGGGGCTTTGCAGCGGTCCGGCCATGGCGGCCCGGACCGGGACGGCGGCCGAGGACCTGTCTGCCGATCATCCGGCCTGGGAGCATGAGGCGGCCTACGTGGCCGAGGCCTTGGCGACCGTCACCTACGCCTTGTCGCCGCGCCGTATCATCCTCGGCGGCAGCGTGCCCAAGGGCGGCCGGCTCGGCGAGGAAGGTTTTTTCGCCAAGGTCCGGGAGCGGTTCGTGGCGACCTTGGGCGGGTATCTGCCCGACGAGCGGCTGACGGCCCGAGTGGCCGAGTACATCGTGCCCCCGGGACTGGGGGAGCTCGCCGGGGTGGCCGGGGCGTATTGTTTGGCTTGCGCCGCGCCCGGCGGCCGGGAAGGCGAAACACGCCCCAAGCCTTGA
- a CDS encoding glycosyltransferase translates to MLTMACVGSTNFLGCLPKDAFAVVSVTPPALQCRTWEAIRAACGRSPDIVAYFDYSAPPPLPGVEHFPCLTVFGCVDSHIHHWYPTYAQAFDLCTVSLRDHLSAFQENLSPDRAIWLPPAAEAVAAESLPREEDKDIDLLFVGKVDADLTPGRAVLLEQLAALFPGLVVTQGNWRKLFPRARLVLNIAEHGDLNFRVFEALSVGSCLLTPEIGHGLTELFTPGEQLFTYPPEDLDSLAALVRELLPDPARRERVARQGLEAMRARHSPAARAERFAGFVTAQPAQALIRQRLEASRELPASLRLLYLHWAEALPGDPRAALYLEAAKGRLPAGSCGL, encoded by the coding sequence ATGCTGACCATGGCCTGCGTCGGATCGACCAATTTCCTCGGCTGCCTGCCCAAGGACGCGTTTGCCGTCGTGTCCGTCACGCCGCCCGCTCTCCAATGCCGCACCTGGGAGGCTATCCGGGCCGCCTGCGGCCGGTCGCCCGACATCGTGGCGTACTTTGACTACAGTGCGCCCCCGCCCCTGCCCGGAGTGGAGCATTTCCCCTGCCTCACCGTCTTTGGCTGCGTGGACAGCCACATCCACCATTGGTATCCGACCTATGCCCAGGCCTTTGACCTGTGCACGGTGAGCCTGCGCGACCATCTGTCGGCCTTTCAGGAAAACCTGTCCCCGGACCGGGCCATCTGGCTGCCGCCCGCGGCCGAAGCCGTGGCCGCCGAATCCCTGCCCCGGGAGGAAGACAAGGACATTGATCTGCTGTTCGTCGGCAAGGTGGACGCCGATCTGACCCCCGGCCGGGCGGTCCTGCTGGAGCAGCTCGCCGCCCTATTCCCGGGCCTTGTCGTCACCCAGGGGAACTGGCGTAAACTGTTCCCCCGGGCGCGCCTCGTGCTCAATATCGCCGAACACGGCGACCTCAACTTCCGGGTCTTCGAGGCGCTTTCCGTCGGCTCCTGCCTGCTGACCCCCGAGATCGGCCACGGCCTGACCGAGCTGTTCACCCCGGGCGAGCAGCTCTTCACCTATCCGCCGGAGGACCTGGACAGCCTGGCCGCCCTGGTCCGCGAACTGCTGCCCGACCCGGCCAGGCGCGAGCGCGTGGCCCGGCAAGGCCTGGAAGCCATGCGCGCCCGGCACAGCCCGGCGGCCCGGGCCGAGCGGTTCGCCGGCTTTGTCACGGCCCAGCCGGCCCAAGCCCTGATCCGCCAACGGCTGGAGGCGTCCCGGGAACTTCCCGCCTCCCTGCGGCTGCTCTATCTCCACTGGGCCGAGGCCCTGCCTGGCGACCCGCGCGCCGCGCTCTACCTGGAAGCGGCCAAGGGCCGTCTGCCCGCCGGATCCTGCGGCCTGTAG
- a CDS encoding Fur family transcriptional regulator, with amino-acid sequence MSNDPYALFADFVARKKLKMTPQRRQILDVFLAEEGHLTSEELYQKVKADHPGIGQATVYRTLKLLADSGLAKGVEFGDGAMRYEILYGQTHHDHLICEACGVNVEVVDPAIEQLQEEVARRHGFTLTAHKLYLYGLCPECRKKRA; translated from the coding sequence ATGTCCAACGACCCGTATGCCCTGTTCGCCGATTTCGTGGCCCGCAAAAAACTCAAGATGACGCCCCAGCGGCGGCAGATTCTCGACGTGTTCCTGGCCGAGGAAGGGCACCTCACCTCCGAGGAACTCTACCAGAAGGTCAAGGCCGACCATCCCGGCATCGGCCAGGCCACGGTCTACCGCACGCTCAAGCTCCTGGCCGACTCCGGTCTGGCCAAGGGCGTGGAGTTCGGCGACGGGGCCATGCGCTACGAGATTCTCTACGGCCAGACCCACCACGACCATCTCATCTGCGAAGCCTGCGGCGTCAACGTCGAGGTGGTGGACCCGGCCATCGAACAGCTGCAGGAAGAGGTGGCCCGCCGCCATGGCTTCACCCTGACCGCCCACAAGCTGTATCTTTACGGGCTGTGCCCGGAGTGCCGCAAAAAGCGCGCCTAG
- a CDS encoding SulP family inorganic anion transporter, which produces MVVTIHPSRRRPVEHCDLPRRPSRFEPLLRLLPRLFPFLSWWPRVGRRTLTADLWAGLTGAVIVLPQGVAFAAIAGLPPQYGLYAAMVPVIVAALYGSSWHLISGPTTAISLVVFANVSQLAPPGSPDYIRLVLALTVLAGLVQFGLGLARLGGVVNFVSHSVVTGFTAGAAILIATSQLGHFFGVTLPRGGSFLETWLAFFQQLPAVNGHVALIAGATLLVALVLRRLWPRCPALLLSLIAGSLLCHVLNGAGHGAKLVGALPASLPPLSLPEIDLDTFRVLFPGALAVAMLGLAEAVSIARAVAVRSEQHIDNSQEFIGQGLANIAGGFFSGYASSGSFTRTGVNFDAGAKTPLAAVFSAVLLALVVLLVAPATAYLPIAAMAGVIVLVAAGLVNAKAIRHILRTDRSEAGVLAATFLSTLFVGLEFAIYAGVMLSLLLYLRRTSHPHFITLAPDPASSRHALVNVRRKKLAECPQLKILRLDGSIFFGAVNHIAEELHRIVEKSPEQCHILIIGSGINFIDAGGCHMLFHEAGAMKLSGREIFFCSLKGEVMELLTRGGCLARIGAENVFRDKESAIAGIVARLDPERCACCPSRVFAECAGRPGGWAEGLAAAGLAELGDGPALAEGDDDENDDAPEEG; this is translated from the coding sequence ATGGTCGTTACCATACACCCCTCCCGGAGACGCCCTGTGGAACACTGCGATCTGCCCCGCCGCCCGTCGCGATTCGAGCCGCTGCTGCGGCTTTTGCCGCGCCTTTTCCCCTTTCTTTCCTGGTGGCCCCGGGTGGGGCGGCGCACGCTCACGGCCGACCTGTGGGCCGGACTCACCGGCGCGGTCATCGTGCTGCCCCAGGGCGTGGCCTTTGCCGCCATCGCCGGGCTGCCGCCCCAGTACGGCCTCTACGCCGCCATGGTCCCGGTCATCGTGGCCGCCCTTTACGGCTCGTCCTGGCACCTCATCTCCGGCCCCACCACGGCCATCTCCCTGGTCGTTTTCGCCAACGTCAGCCAGCTCGCCCCGCCCGGCTCGCCGGACTACATCCGGCTCGTGCTGGCGCTGACCGTCCTGGCCGGCCTGGTCCAGTTCGGCCTGGGCCTGGCCCGTCTGGGCGGGGTGGTCAATTTCGTGTCCCATTCGGTGGTCACGGGCTTCACCGCCGGCGCGGCCATCCTCATCGCCACCAGCCAGCTGGGGCATTTTTTCGGCGTCACCCTGCCGCGCGGCGGCTCCTTTCTCGAAACCTGGCTGGCCTTTTTCCAGCAGCTGCCGGCCGTCAACGGCCACGTGGCCCTCATCGCCGGGGCCACGCTGCTTGTCGCCCTGGTGTTGCGGCGGCTGTGGCCGCGCTGCCCCGCCCTGTTGCTGTCGCTTATTGCCGGCAGCCTGTTGTGCCATGTCCTTAACGGAGCCGGCCACGGGGCCAAGCTGGTGGGCGCGCTGCCGGCCAGCCTGCCGCCGCTGTCGCTGCCGGAAATCGACCTCGACACCTTCCGGGTGCTGTTCCCGGGCGCTTTGGCCGTGGCCATGCTCGGGCTGGCCGAGGCCGTGTCCATTGCCCGGGCCGTGGCCGTGCGCTCGGAGCAGCATATCGACAACAGCCAGGAGTTCATCGGCCAGGGACTGGCCAATATCGCCGGCGGATTTTTTTCGGGCTACGCCTCGTCGGGGTCGTTCACCCGCACCGGCGTCAATTTCGACGCCGGGGCCAAGACGCCGCTGGCCGCCGTGTTCTCGGCCGTGCTGCTGGCCCTGGTCGTGCTTTTGGTCGCGCCGGCCACGGCTTACCTGCCCATCGCGGCCATGGCCGGGGTCATCGTGCTGGTGGCGGCCGGGCTGGTCAACGCCAAGGCCATCCGCCACATCCTGCGCACCGACCGGTCCGAGGCCGGGGTGCTGGCGGCCACGTTCTTGTCCACGCTGTTCGTCGGGTTGGAATTCGCCATCTACGCCGGGGTCATGCTGTCGCTTCTGCTCTATCTGCGTCGCACCAGCCACCCCCACTTCATCACCCTGGCCCCGGACCCTGCCTCCTCCCGGCACGCCCTGGTCAACGTGCGCCGCAAGAAGCTGGCTGAATGCCCCCAGCTCAAGATCCTGCGCCTGGACGGCTCCATCTTTTTCGGGGCCGTCAACCACATCGCCGAAGAGCTCCATCGTATCGTGGAGAAAAGCCCGGAACAGTGCCACATCCTCATCATCGGCTCGGGCATCAACTTCATCGACGCCGGCGGCTGCCACATGCTGTTTCACGAAGCCGGGGCCATGAAGCTCTCGGGCCGGGAGATCTTTTTTTGTTCGCTCAAGGGCGAGGTCATGGAGCTCTTGACGCGCGGCGGCTGTCTGGCCCGCATCGGGGCGGAGAACGTCTTTCGCGACAAGGAATCGGCCATTGCCGGCATCGTGGCCCGGCTGGACCCCGAACGCTGCGCCTGCTGCCCCAGCCGGGTGTTCGCCGAATGCGCCGGCCGTCCCGGGGGCTGGGCCGAGGGACTGGCGGCGGCCGGACTGGCCGAGCTTGGCGACGGCCCGGCCCTGGCCGAGGGCGACGATGACGAGAACGACGACGCGCCGGAAGAGGGCTAA
- a CDS encoding DUF169 domain-containing protein, producing MFETASHDALAGLLDALGLSETPYGMFYTNDAPASGFAPEAGPPLSIEAEQAGTIDWGAVWGSFSCVLGKLWLARRKGEAAWFAADRYGCPGGSFYLGFHQPQLDFIACYISTGIPGTPVAGERYLPSPASARRFFTEIAPRPAPAKYCVFKPVTRFAPHETPETVTFFARGETLTGLANLAAFVTDDFEVTAAPFGAGCSFMTTWPLHYLARSRPRAVLGCGDPSARKFLKPDEMTFTVPSTLYEQLLTRWPEAFLATKTWAGVQKKIARSREVWKEEG from the coding sequence ATGTTCGAAACCGCCTCTCACGACGCCCTGGCCGGACTGCTCGACGCCCTAGGCCTGTCCGAAACGCCCTACGGCATGTTCTACACCAACGACGCGCCGGCTTCCGGCTTCGCTCCAGAGGCCGGCCCGCCTCTGTCCATCGAGGCAGAACAGGCCGGAACCATTGACTGGGGCGCGGTCTGGGGATCGTTCTCCTGCGTCCTGGGCAAGCTCTGGCTGGCCCGGCGCAAAGGCGAGGCAGCCTGGTTCGCCGCAGACCGCTACGGTTGCCCGGGCGGCTCGTTCTACCTCGGCTTCCACCAGCCCCAGCTCGATTTCATCGCCTGCTACATCTCCACCGGCATCCCCGGCACGCCCGTGGCCGGCGAACGCTATCTGCCCTCACCGGCCTCGGCCCGCCGCTTTTTCACCGAGATCGCCCCGCGCCCGGCTCCGGCCAAATACTGCGTCTTCAAGCCCGTCACCCGCTTCGCCCCGCACGAAACGCCCGAAACAGTCACCTTCTTTGCCCGGGGCGAGACGCTCACCGGCCTGGCCAACCTGGCCGCCTTCGTTACCGACGATTTCGAGGTCACGGCCGCGCCCTTCGGGGCCGGCTGCAGCTTCATGACCACCTGGCCGCTGCACTATCTGGCCAGGAGCCGGCCCCGGGCCGTGCTTGGCTGCGGCGACCCGTCGGCGCGCAAATTCCTGAAACCCGACGAAATGACCTTCACCGTGCCCTCGACCCTCTACGAACAGCTCCTCACCCGCTGGCCCGAAGCGTTCCTGGCCACCAAGACCTGGGCCGGCGTTCAGAAAAAGATCGCCCGCAGCCGCGAGGTTTGGAAGGAAGAGGGATAA
- a CDS encoding methyltransferase family protein — MNRWGMGTMLYRATICYGLLAIVYDAILIESFCDRLIPERLALAVGGVLLALGFVVYALGTFSVYKAIDAGQLATRGIFAVVRHPLYAAWIWCIVPGLALMQGTLLALLTPVVAGVFYWLCIPHEEVWLLSRFGEQYRQYCHCVGGIVPRLSRGRLPQAG, encoded by the coding sequence ATGAATCGTTGGGGAATGGGAACCATGCTCTACCGCGCCACCATCTGCTACGGCCTGCTCGCCATCGTCTACGACGCCATCCTGATCGAATCCTTTTGCGACCGCCTTATCCCCGAACGCTTGGCTCTGGCCGTGGGCGGAGTGCTTCTCGCCCTGGGCTTTGTGGTTTACGCCCTGGGCACGTTTTCGGTGTACAAAGCCATCGACGCCGGACAGCTCGCCACGCGCGGCATTTTCGCCGTGGTGCGCCATCCGCTTTACGCTGCCTGGATCTGGTGCATCGTGCCCGGACTGGCGCTCATGCAAGGCACGCTGCTGGCCCTTTTGACGCCGGTGGTGGCGGGGGTGTTCTACTGGCTGTGCATTCCCCATGAAGAAGTCTGGTTGTTGTCGCGTTTCGGCGAGCAGTACCGGCAGTATTGCCACTGCGTGGGCGGCATCGTGCCCAGGTTGTCGCGCGGGAGACTGCCTCAGGCAGGTTGA
- a CDS encoding LysM peptidoglycan-binding domain-containing protein — translation MPTARSIFAALALLLFAASAAFAGLHVYPASGPAPTVVVDTPKPLTYKVEKGDTVAVIAKKFGVDGKALLAANNLADAKKLKAGQTLTIPGKTAAPAPVAAVPAKAETKPAVAAPAPVAVAPAPVVAEKPDATARKAGGKEALDPGVVEEKPVKGKKGKKGAEPAPVPAPTVELTDKMRASFGKTGVIGNATDVPQPIRDEFWRYAQKWVDELDRLGVGTMANKKIKQVGSQWEATYRIIIRESLGAEVKRVEYDHTPYVGHITYMQRVYTSVGPTKEAALRGPWTEKDEAIREIFSYSGKTKAWR, via the coding sequence ATGCCCACCGCTCGAAGCATCTTCGCCGCCCTCGCTCTCCTTCTTTTTGCTGCCTCCGCCGCCTTTGCCGGCCTCCACGTTTACCCCGCTTCCGGCCCGGCTCCGACCGTCGTTGTCGATACGCCAAAGCCCCTGACCTACAAGGTCGAAAAGGGCGACACCGTGGCCGTCATCGCCAAGAAGTTCGGCGTGGACGGCAAGGCGCTGCTCGCCGCCAACAATCTGGCCGACGCCAAAAAGCTCAAGGCCGGACAAACCCTGACCATTCCCGGCAAGACCGCCGCGCCGGCCCCTGTGGCCGCCGTGCCGGCCAAGGCCGAGACCAAGCCTGCCGTTGCGGCTCCGGCCCCTGTGGCCGTTGCGCCGGCTCCGGTGGTGGCGGAAAAGCCCGACGCCACGGCCCGCAAGGCCGGGGGCAAGGAAGCCCTGGACCCGGGCGTGGTCGAGGAAAAGCCCGTCAAGGGCAAGAAAGGCAAGAAGGGCGCGGAACCGGCCCCTGTTCCGGCCCCAACGGTGGAGCTCACCGACAAGATGCGGGCGTCGTTTGGCAAGACCGGCGTGATTGGCAACGCCACCGACGTGCCCCAGCCCATCCGCGACGAATTCTGGCGCTATGCCCAGAAGTGGGTGGACGAGCTGGACCGCCTGGGCGTCGGCACCATGGCCAACAAGAAGATCAAGCAGGTCGGCAGCCAGTGGGAGGCCACCTACCGCATCATCATCCGCGAATCCTTGGGCGCCGAGGTCAAGCGCGTGGAGTACGACCACACGCCCTACGTCGGCCACATCACCTACATGCAACGGGTGTACACCAGCGTCGGACCGACCAAGGAAGCCGCCTTGCGTGGTCCCTGGACCGAGAAGGACGAAGCCATCCGCGAGATCTTTAGCTACTCCGGCAAGACCAAGGCCTGGCGCTAA
- a CDS encoding OmpA family protein — MNKKLQVVLVALVALLLGFSGPAMAKKQVPKVDNFIYFIDHSSSMAFSYKGQRYVQFGGVSKIMMAKSLARELNKMTPELGYKAGLYTFAPYKEYAAMAPYKQATMAAAVEKINTDYTVYGRMTPMGKGLEDLDKLPVSTLSGKTGVFIFSDGDSNCGVDPVAVAQSLKAKYGDNLCFYIVDLSDNKHGQQVLKAIAALGKCNCIELGEELLRNEAAREKFLECALYEWIEDEIVVFRSIYFDFDKYNIKPEFVPVLEEGTAIIKSKTGMKVILEGHTDSIGTEQYNMKLGQRRADSVKAFFVKKGIDASRIETISFGESDPVATNKTAQGRALNRRCVIKFKSM, encoded by the coding sequence ATGAACAAGAAACTGCAAGTCGTGTTGGTGGCTCTGGTCGCCCTGCTGCTGGGATTCAGCGGTCCGGCCATGGCCAAGAAGCAGGTCCCGAAGGTCGACAACTTCATTTACTTCATCGACCATTCCAGCTCCATGGCGTTCTCCTACAAGGGACAGCGCTATGTGCAGTTTGGCGGCGTCTCCAAGATCATGATGGCCAAGTCCCTGGCCCGTGAACTGAACAAGATGACCCCCGAACTGGGCTACAAGGCCGGTCTGTACACCTTCGCTCCGTACAAGGAGTACGCTGCGATGGCTCCGTACAAGCAGGCCACCATGGCTGCCGCTGTTGAAAAGATCAACACCGACTACACCGTTTACGGCCGCATGACCCCCATGGGCAAGGGCCTGGAAGATCTGGACAAGCTGCCCGTCTCGACCCTTAGCGGCAAGACCGGCGTGTTCATCTTCTCCGACGGCGACTCCAACTGCGGCGTCGATCCCGTGGCCGTGGCCCAGTCCCTGAAGGCCAAGTACGGCGACAACCTGTGCTTCTACATTGTCGATCTGTCCGACAACAAGCACGGCCAGCAGGTCCTCAAGGCCATCGCCGCCCTGGGCAAGTGCAACTGCATCGAGCTCGGCGAAGAGCTGCTCCGCAACGAGGCCGCCCGCGAGAAGTTCCTCGAGTGCGCCCTGTACGAGTGGATCGAAGACGAAATCGTCGTCTTCCGCAGCATCTACTTCGACTTCGACAAGTACAACATCAAGCCCGAGTTCGTGCCCGTCCTTGAAGAAGGCACCGCCATCATCAAGTCCAAGACTGGCATGAAGGTCATCCTCGAAGGCCACACCGACTCCATCGGCACCGAGCAGTACAACATGAAGCTCGGCCAGCGCCGCGCCGACTCGGTCAAGGCCTTCTTCGTGAAGAAGGGCATCGACGCCTCCCGCATCGAGACCATCAGCTTCGGCGAGTCCGATCCGGTGGCCACCAACAAGACCGCTCAGGGCCGCGCTCTGAACCGTCGCTGCGTGATCAAGTTCAAGTCCATGTAG